The genomic window ccccccccgcaagttgTGAGAAGTattaatcttttatttttattattatcactgaGGTGCCCATGAAGAGCCAAGATGGGCAATAAAAAGAGGAAAGTGGAACTTCCTTGCAAGACCTGTGTCATGGTGAACAGCATGGGATTGGAGCTGGAAGTCCTTGCTTTAAAGCTCAAAGATGGTTGTGGCACCTGAAATACTCACAGGTGTATTATGGCAGAAGCTTTCATGAACAGTTATTCTCAGCTGGCAGGTTATATACCCATTGGGGACAAAGGTCATGAAATGCAGAAGGTATAATATGATATTTCTGTGCTGCCCTGTTGCTCAGCTGTGACTTCCCTGGGGCTCCTTAAGCAAGCCACTCTCTTAGCTTTAGCCTCAACCAGTGTAATGAATGCTTCACAAGATTCTTGTACCCTGGATGGGTGAGAGAATGTGCTCCGAGCATGTACAGCAGCAATGGAGAACttacagctctccagatgttgggaccTCCTCCATTCATTCCTAACAATttgccacatctggagagccagatgtTGCTCATGCTTTACATGCAGGGTAATCCCTGGCATATATAATCGGAAGTAATCTCCCCTGAGTTCAgttggatttactcccaggtaaatgcatATAGGATTTGCAGTCTTAAAGATGTTAATGTGAAGTTAcgaggaaccaggcagagggcgcctgccctgcggaatgccctcccatcagatgaaaagcagataaacaactacagtacatgactattaaaagacatctgaaggcagccctgtataaggaagattaaaatgtttgatgtctcactgtgtttttatattttggatgctgcccagagtggctggggcaacccaggcagatgggtggggtacaaattataaCATCCTCCTCATCACCATCattactattaatattattattcacCCAGGATTTCAAGCCGGTTCTGCCTCCTCACTAAATACTACTCGTTTCCTTAAGCAGAAAATCtcttgggttttttctttctttctttcttttacagtaGCAGCTTGTCTCCTGCTTCAGATATCTGACAAAATAGGCCCACAGCAGGCCATAGACAGCCTGCGAGACTTGAGAGGTTCAGGAGCTATACAAACCATAAAGGTACCGGTATGAGGGAAGGCCATGATGGGCCTTGCTTGGTAGTGGGAGGACAAGTTAAAGGGCAACAGCTGACTGAAGGCAAGTGTTTTGTTTGGGACTGAAAATCTCTCCTGGCTTTCTAAGAGTTAAAGCAGGATCTCGTGCTGCTGGTGACAGTATCCATAATTCACCATCTCTGCTCTTGACCACAAGGCTATACCAGAATCCTGCATTTCCCTTACAGAAAACCGCTCAGAtacgtgctttctaggcatgagacaagcgaaagtgtggataagccctgaatATTTACAGAGCATTATTATTACTggatggaattcaacattgtgctcttCCAGtcattccatctgtgcaagctttgcagcttgccagatggaacaacccCCTTTCCTATCctccccatgtgctgttctgtgGGATGTTCTCTGGACCCTCTTgaagccaatttcagggggaggagagggcaggAAATCCCTGTTGCACAAGTTGAAGTCCTTGCACCAGGCTTCTGCTGATGGTGCTGGTTTAGTGAATCCTACCCAACATCTCCCCATTGTCCTCTTATTCAGGGAGCTTGCCATTTAATGGACTGCAAAAATCAAGGACATGTAAACAGGAGGATTAGGAGGATCCTGGGCCTGGTCTCTCTAAGCAAGTTcagctgggagggaggagaaattgaAAGATACTCTAGGAACCTGCACTTCCAACAGACAATACTTTGTAGAACCTGAGAAAGGAAGGGGGCCTGCTTGACAGATAGCTAAAAGGTGGATTGGTAGGGAGTCAGGAATACTTCCTTTGGGCCTTCAGAAATCTATTCTCACAACCACTTAGCACAACTGTCCTCTGCTCGTTTTCACATCTGTGATTAGAGAACAGATGCTGCAGCTGATCCACCCTGCTTTCCCTTGCAGCAATACAACTACCTGCATGATTTTCAAGAGACTCTGGCTGTCCATCTAGCAACAGAAGGTGCAACAAGATCAGTATCACGATAAACAGGGGCAGTGGAACTGAGCTACTTCCTACATGACCATGCTGCATTGCCTTTGCTTTGTGCATGCAGGTGAAAATGCACCTGTCTCCAACGTCTCATTGGAACTTAGTCAAGTTATCCTGGCACTGTCTCTCTGGCAAGCTGTCTGAGGCAAAACACAACAAATGTAAGCTGTGAGGGTTCTCTATGAGCAATACTGTGATGTTTTCACATCATAAATTCGTGTTTTAAAGGGCACATTTGTCGATGGATTCCTGAAACGTAACATTCTCAATATGTGGTTGAATTCAGAATAAATATGATTAGTTTTAAACCTTCTGTTCATATTTTTAACTCTCCATCCCATGTCTTGTTTTCTGTGCTTTGTTGGGACATGTGTGTTTTTTCTCGGTTCTTGCATCTCTCTGGTTTGTGGGAAGCCCTACAGAAGAAAACAGAATCTGGCATTTTTAAACTTTAGGGTGTGTCAAAAGATTTCCTGCTAAGTTATGTCAGGACATACCCGCAATAGCTGACATTCTGGATGATGTCTTTAACATGGGCTGCCTTTCCAAATGTGTCTCTTCCATGAGGTTTGAACAAATATTGCACAAAACACTGCCCCTGCCCCAGTGCGGAGAGCCGCCCACCCGgggtaaaaaaattttttaaaaaaatactgcccCTGCTAGCTTGCACCTTACTTTCCTGTTCATTTCTCTAGAAACCTATGCGCTGTTCccataactgcccccccccagtgatcTCCTATCCTGAAACCATTTACTGCTATGGAGGCTTTCTAAAAACCAGCTGGTACCTGTTAAACCAGAAGTGCCTCCTGTTCCATTTGAATTTCCCCCAGTCTGAAATCATCAAGGGCAATATTGATCTATTTGATGTAGCCAGCCATATCAAAGGTAAGCTCAGGCAGCAACCCTGGTTGATGTTAGAATGGGTGGGCTGCTTGTTTAGAGCCTTTGGAAGGCTCTGTAGAAGTGGAAATGCCCCCCCCTTTGTTTCAGCCTCAGAGATACCTATATATGTAGGTCAGACTGTGTATCCATCTGGTCCACTGCtggctactctgactggcagtcaATCTTGAGGGTCTCAAGAGTTATTTCCCATCAACTGCTACCTgatcttcaaaaaacaaaacaaaaaccaacacaataaaaaaacccaGGAGGTATCAGAGCTGAAGAACCGTTATCTCTATCCCATGTTTATGGGATGCCTGTATATTATAAAGATTCACACCTCTCTGCGGAGTTTCTTCAGTTCCTCCTACACTCACATCCTAGTACCTTATATGTAAAAAAGGACCACAAAGCTTGCTTTGAATGAAAGTCAACATCATATTTTAAGAGAGGCAGAGGCAGTTTGGTGACAGCACCAGTATCTTATAAACAAATTTAATGTTTCTCTCCTAGAGGAAGTTGTAGAAAATAAATACTACGCAACACATCATGGGCAAAAACCTCGTTTGCCGTCTTAAAAGCACATGTACTTAAAGAAGCTAGTGCTGCTGCCAGCTGTATAAAGATCATGTAAAATATCAGTCACAACACAGAAAGCAATAGGTAATCTTTTCTATGTTAACATAGTGCTATGGCAGGCACAATTTCAGATCCTTCAGCAAATACTAAAGCTAGAGATGCAGGATCAAGTGAACAGAATCTACCCAAGCATGTGACACTTGTCGCCAATAAATAATGATGGTTTTGAATATGCCAAGTGAGATAAATACCTATTTTTAAAACTACACAGCTATCAGAATAAGGACTTGCAGCTTCTTGGCATCCTGATGCACTGAATtcatttttaaatcaaatttcATAGCTGTACAATCCAATCAGAAAATGTTTTACAGGATCTTGAAAACTTAGAATATGAGGTGAGGACTGGCTGAAATTTCGTCATTTCCATTCCTATTTCATCCACCCCTAATGGACTTAGGTCGGCAATGCTCATGGCTGTCTTCCTAGGACCTATAATAGCTTTCAAACCGGCCTGTTTGTGAATAAAAAGCAGCTCTGTTGTGCTCCTGAAGTCCTTGGTTCCAAGGAGCATGAACCTCTCAGCAGCTCTTGCAACAGAGTTGACTTCCACCAGCAATGGGCATAAGATACCTAGTAGCGGCTGGCTAAAGtcagcagttccaaagcactttGAAAAAGCCAAAGCAGtagaagaaaataaaagtttTAGCCGTCTTTGaagtttttattgtattgcaccAAGGAACAGCAGGGATATTCACCCAAACCCGTTGAACAAGTGTCTCAAATTGTATGCAATCCTACCTGCAAACTCACAAACTATTTTTATTACCACGCTTGACCCAGGTTGTATGGTAATTTGAGACCGCTACACaaggtattttcttttttatagggTGGTTTTAATATGTACTCTTCACCAGTAATTCCCTCTTCCCCTACCATATCCACTTAGTGTAGAAAATTAAAGAAAGGGGCGTTCACTGTTTGCCATAAATATGGGAAGTTTGAGCCATGCACATTATAGGGAGGTAATATCCAAACGGTAAAAAATAGAACTACAATTCTTCCTGCAGTTGTAGTCATGTATTCATCTATAAGACACACAGAGGTTACCTAAGAGATAACATACAGAAAAGCATTCAGTCTTTCGGGAGCACTTGGTACCTACAGGTGACAGCTAGATGGCAGTCCACAACCCAAATGATCCACTACGAAGTCAATTGAACAAAAACAGAATTCTATTATACTAAGGACAGCAATTAATACTTATTATAATTGAGGGAATGAGCTGTTCCTTATGGAGTGCAGCATCAAAAGTGTCCAAAGCCAGAGGTAACCGCTTTACATTAATTTATATGTGATTTTCATCACTTTAAACATCCCAGTAAAATTTAGAAAATGAAACTGTCTTTCCATGAGTATTAAAGTATGGGCACAATTTTAAAGGGGCAGGAGAAGAAGATGCGGTAGTCGTCTTTCCCCCCAACCAGTTGCAACTGTGATCGTCAGATTCCGTAGCTAAATCTTGATACTAGATTCTTCTTTGAAAACAATCCTTTCGTCTTGTGGCTTTTCTGCATGCACTTCGCTGGAACCAAGTCCGCTGGACGCCATCTTTTAAGAGCTCACCAAGACATAAATCATGCTGTTGAAAGAAAGATAAAACAGAATAATATAGACATATCTATTAAATTTAGCAGAAATATTTCTGCTTTGTTGCACACTTCTGTGTTCAGCCTTTACCACTGAGCTCCTTATGTACCACCATAAGCCAGAGCCAGATACTCTCTAGTGCGACCACAAGGGAAGTAGATATCTGCACACAGTTGTTACTGCTGCTGGAACTCACTCTTATTATAAATGGGAGTGCTTGCAGTGGTTATTTACTGCCTGGTGCCCTCAACACAAAAACATGCATATCCCCCAGTAAAAGCATCACAGACATTTACAACTTGGTGCCTCTGGTTGGCAAACTTGTCTCTTTTGCCGGGGTCTAGCACAGTTCTAATAGACAATCTCAAGTGGCAGTAGCAAAAACATGCTTTTCTGGCAATTTAAGCAACAGTTGTGCACAACTTTACTTtgcttacattttaaagcaacaaaatatctgaagagcatggcattttttaaaaaagaaagaagttttGTACAACAGAAAATCCACGTCAGATAGCAACTTCAGAAAATGCATTTAGTGGAAGGAATTTGCTTTCTAGTTAAGAGCTGCTTTGCCTTTTAGGATCTAGCGGCAAGGCCCTGTTTCCAGGCTGCAGCTTATCAAGAGGCATCTCTCATGCAGTCTCTGGGCAAGGCCTTCTCAGTCACACTAATCCAATTATGGAACTCCACCcgtcccctgctgaaaaggagGCAGGTCATGAGATGAATTCTGGATAACCTTGAGACACGTATGAGATGCCTGGGCttttagtaatttttttaaaacccaactaTTGATACTTTATAACAAATTCTGTATAATGCTTATCTTAAGACTTTCCTAAATCATCAAGTACCCTGAGTTGCTGGAAAGACCGTAAGAAAAGTTCcgcaacaaataaaaatgaaatttgtgACTTACCCATATAGGTAGTAAAAAAAAGATAGAAGGTAAAATGCTAGTTTGCACCATCCTTCCTTCTGGCAATATGCTAAAATATCTGCGTTCATGATGGTTGTGGGATCATAGAGTCCTGGGCCGCTCATTACAGGCCTGCTCATATACCTGGAAAAAcgaatttgcatttttaaaaggttcaAGAAAAGAAATTGTGGCATTCAGAAATTCAGCAATGAGAAGAAATAAAGATGCAGTTGCATTCATGGAATTGGAAGATCTCTCTTCACCTCCTTCCACCTTTCAAGGTTTCCGATTTATTAGGCTtgcattccacctttcctccagtaTGGAGCCCAAGGCAGCTTATAAGGAGCCTAATCCTAAAGGAATTGCACCAGTTTAGTGAAGTGCATGACAAAATCCAACCTAACCAAAACATTCCCTGTGATCCACTGCAACGCTGACATATCCAGATCACGCTGAAGGAGCGTTTCAGCTTCAACAACTAGGTACTGACCTGATTCCTctgatcctgacttgtttttgTTATTGGTTTCACAGTGAAAAACACAATGTCCCTTGCAATGATTTCATGAAGCAAGGTGTTTGGGGCCAAAAAAGCAGGATACTAACAGTATATATACTGCATACATCCACAACAGCTAAGTACAACATACCTATCATTACTAGAGAGTGGGGACAAGCAGCAGGCATGTGTTATTCCACCCTGCTCTGCATCCAATTTGCCTACTTTTGCAGggcactggactagatgaattcTTGGGCAGCTCTTTACACATTTATAAAGGCGAAAGCAGGCTCAAAGCAGAACTACAGAGTTTATCTACTTAAGTTAAGGCCTTACCCATGTGCTTACATATCAGAAAAAGGAATCTCCCTCTACTTTGCAAACGGAAGTCATGGAAATGGTAGAGAACCATGTAGGACACTGAAGATTTAATTTAGATCCAAGTCTGCCTCCTTTTCTGATTTGCTCTCTCCCAACAATAAGAGGTGGAAACTTGTTTTGCTTTAGATAAAGGCCAAGACTTCCAGAGGCCAATCGATGTGCAACATACACACTGAACAGCTTTGGCTGTTGTGTTATTCATTCTTTGACAATCGTACgtaaaaaaaaagcttcagttGCATTGTTAACCCAATTTCTCCGCAGGCTTAATTTCCACAGGAAGTCTACATTCAACCGTACAGTAAGAAGTGCCTTTCCATGAATATATTGAGACTGAACCATGCCCAGCATTACCTCCAAATATGGTAAGCCAACAATGGCATATTGAGACCCAGCGTGAGCCATTCTGTTGCACACAGAAACATAACACAGAAGAAAGCGTGGATGAGGTACTCCGGAAGCACAAGCTGCAAAGGAAGACACACAGGTCAAGGCAGTTCTGCTTCCACATTTAGTGTATTTTACTTGCGTTATGGTGACAGGGGGTGTACTGCGTCAAAAGAAAAAGTAAGGGGCAATAAGCAAAGCCAGCATTAGACAAGAAAAGCCAACATAATAGTTTCAACGTACTGTGTCATGAGTGTGTAAAACGTGCAAACAATACTTAGTACAATTTGCATAAAACTGGTCGCTGCTCACATTGAATACTATTTATACAATCGGCGGTATGAGAATAAAAAAGGCAAGTTTGCATATTTTGGAGAGGGTCATTGCTTAAAATGAGGACACGTATCTATCTTCCATTTTACAACTTACATCCCGGGGAAAGCTAGATTTTCCACAGGCAATGCCCACCTGTCTTCATATTAGGCCAGCAGATGGCCTTACTGCAACCCTCCAAATGATTTCTGCTTACCTCTAGTGAGCTACATCCAAACAACAATTTACAGGTGGGATTTCAGCTACctaaccaggtgccctccaactgtttcgagataactcccatcaacccaactGTCGGGAATGGTGGAAACTGTGCAAGTCTACACATACAGCAAAAGAGGATGTTTGGTAtctcatttatattttatttggggTGGACACAGAGATCTCAAGTCTTGCCCACTGCATTGTTTAATCAAGTAAGATGGACACTcactcaactaagttttatttccttgaaattcATCAATGAACTTCTCCCTTCAAAATCAATCTAGCAGATTTAAAAGCAATTCTGAACTTTGTTTGCTTTCTGCACTCTGTGGTTTTAGAAAATTTCACTTTCAGGCTCCCTCAGTTACACCTACAAattatgaggactagaaacttacatAAAATCCTGAGAATTTCTGTATTCAAACCAAGACTCAACAACTGCACAGTTCCTTGCTAACCTTCTATTGCTCCATTTCTACAAATTCTGGATGTCCCAAACTATTCAGATGAAGCTGTGTACTACTGGTTGTCTAAATCCTGGAACTCTAAAGTGCTGTGTATATTATAAAccaaatgttttctttaaaaagcatttttcctttgcaaataatTGCG from Lacerta agilis isolate rLacAgi1 chromosome 1, rLacAgi1.pri, whole genome shotgun sequence includes these protein-coding regions:
- the CNIH1 gene encoding protein cornichon homolog 1 isoform X1, with translation MAFTFAAFCYMLALLLTAALIFFAIWHIIAFDELKTDYKNPIDQCNTLNPTVEKVKKIKRVKIALKLVLPEYLIHAFFCVMFLCATEWLTLGLNMPLLAYHIWRYMSRPVMSGPGLYDPTTIMNADILAYCQKEGWCKLAFYLLSFFYYLYGMIYVLVSS
- the CNIH1 gene encoding protein cornichon homolog 1 isoform X2; the encoded protein is MAFTFAAFCYMLALLLTAALIFFAIWHIIAFDELKTDYKNPIDQCNTLNPLVLPEYLIHAFFCVMFLCATEWLTLGLNMPLLAYHIWRYMSRPVMSGPGLYDPTTIMNADILAYCQKEGWCKLAFYLLSFFYYLYGMIYVLVSS